A single genomic interval of Pyrus communis chromosome 5, drPyrComm1.1, whole genome shotgun sequence harbors:
- the LOC137735501 gene encoding rho GTPase-activating protein 3-like, giving the protein MARLFRSKSCDLVGLTEFNIPLPSPFSHHHNTSKEEEEEEEEYEELGFEDEQEVVENHMSAPFLYPTIRTSGKNEDRDFQGHNGQQQQEQHQFAILDILVAALRKSLITCSVERDDVASSIDISSPTEVRHVSHVTFDRFNGFLGLPTELEPEVPMKAPSASASVFGVSAKSMQCSFDNNGNSVPTILLMMQKRLYSGGGLKAEGIFRITAENDQEERLRDQLNKGIVPHGIDVHCIAGLIKAWFRELPTRVLDSLTPEQVLRCNTEDDCTELVKTLPPTEASLLDWAINLMADVAQNEEHNKMNARNIAMVFAPNMTEMADPLTALIHAVQVMNFLKTLILKILREREESAAEAILHSSCSNHNRQTMYSFMGESFGHDSSFITATLDSPKADIDEKLWCSPVMTDEEDELESTSHSSASTKCVLECSENECRNGYEAGDWLSLRKGVRKLCSHPVFQLSKPAKKTANLEIVNARGEGGEAWA; this is encoded by the exons ATGGCTCGGCTCTTCCGATCCAAATCTTGCGATCTCGTCGGACTCACTGAGTTCAACATTCCTCTTCCGAGTCCGTTTTCCCACCACCACAACAccagcaaagaagaagaagaagaagaagaagaatatgaggAGTTGGGTTTTGAAGACGAGCAGGAGGTTGTCGAAAACCATATGTCTGCCCCATTTCTGTATCCCACGATTAGAACCAGTGGGAAGAATGAAGATCGAGACTTTCAGGGGCATAACGGTCAACAGCAGCAGGAGCAGCACCAGTTTGCCATACTCGACATTTTGGTGGCGGCTCTGAGGAAGTCTTTGATAACTTGCAGCGTGGAGAGGGATGACGTGGCATCGTCTATCGACATCAGTTCTCCGACTGAGGTGAGGCATGTCTCGCATGTCACTTTTGATAGGTTTaatgggtttctgggtttgCCTACTGAGCTCGAGCCTGAGGTCCCCATGAAGGCGCCAAGTGCCAG TGCAAGTGTGTTTGGGGTCTCTGCCAAGTCGATGCAGTGTTCTTTTGATAATAACGGCAACAGTGTGCCAACGATACTTCTTATGATGCAAAAGCGATTGTATTCAGGAGGAGGCCTTAAA GCGGAAGGAATATTCAGAATAACCGCCGAAAATGATCAAGAAGAGCGTCTTCGTGACCAGTTGAACAAAGGCATCGTGCCGCATGGAATTGATGTTCATTGTATAGCAGGGTTGATAAAG GCATGGTTTAGAGAGCTTCCTACAAGGGTACTTGATTCACTCACACCAGAACAGGTGTTGCGCTGCAACACAGAAGATGACTGCACCGAACTTGTGAAGACGCTTCCTCCAACAGAAGCTTCACTGCTTGATTGGGCTATCAATTTGATGGCAGATGTTGCACAGAACGAAGAGCACAATAAGATGAATGCACGCAACATTGCTATGGTTTTTGCACCTAACATGACCGAG ATGGCAGATCCTTTGACTGCATTAATACACGCCGTGCAAGTTATGAATTTCCTCAAGACACTGATCTTAAAGATCCTACGCGAGAGAGAGGAATCAGCTGCGGAGGCTATATTGCACTCATCATGCTCTAACCACAACAGACAAACTATGTATTCATTTATGGGTGAATCTTTTGGTCATGATAGCTCATTCATAACCGCCACTTTGGACAGTCCAAAAGCTGACATCGACGAGAAACTTTGGTGCTCTCCGGTAATGACTGATGAGGAAGATGAACTCGAGTCCACTTCACACAGCAGCGCATCTACTAAATGTGTACTCGAGTGTTCAGAAAATGAATGTAGAAATGGATACGAAGCTGGAGATTGGTTGAGTTTGAGGAAAGGAGTGCGGAAGCTATGCAGCCACCCGGTGTTTCAGTTGAGTAAGCCGGCTAAGAAGACTGCGAATCTTGAGATTGTAAATGCTAGGGGAGAAGGCGGAGAAGCATGGGCATAG